In Methanobacterium aggregans, one DNA window encodes the following:
- a CDS encoding PAS domain S-box protein — translation MEDRIMSQGYVERYGLNFFCDENNFRSIYRSGLLDFMDSAVIYIDKNFFITYWNLAAEKLYGWAAEEVEGKNMDILFCNQFDAEKKKKFMNKMLKNGRFDFKITHKTRDGNVIIINSRIIPIKCMETIRGYLVINNPLGLDDFRADIKKNYNIVKTIFENTTDSIYLKDLNGHYIMINKAGSAVFGKKPEEVIGLGDRQLFPDTEAEAIIKCDKELMEGGETRTFEETVHSIGTPKTYLSTKGPYRDSKGNIKGLFGISRDITPIKEAEENMAYKALMLSQVNDAVVMVDNEKCITYWNKGAELIYGLKSGEVMGKPREDIYKWSTSESERSAYQKLEKNGYWHGENAHVRWDGKKIHAETTLSTIKNENNEKIGILAVIRDVTERKYLEKKLTESEERYRIMVEKAKSGVLLIGSRGHIKYINKKMAEMLGFKAQEVFNRNIFELIDDKTLRTFRNHFKLDKGNPFEVKFTRKDGSYLWALVSTKTLFKDNNEYMGSILILNDITARRDVEKSLMNAMLEKDRNFKLIVGNMAEALKLLMKQEYSEDYDREYT, via the coding sequence TTGGAAGACAGGATCATGTCTCAAGGGTATGTTGAAAGGTATGGATTAAATTTTTTTTGTGATGAAAATAATTTTAGGTCCATTTACCGTTCAGGATTACTGGATTTTATGGACAGTGCAGTTATTTACATTGATAAGAACTTCTTTATAACCTACTGGAACCTTGCAGCGGAGAAACTGTATGGATGGGCAGCTGAAGAGGTTGAAGGTAAGAATATGGATATCTTGTTCTGCAATCAATTCGATGCAGAAAAGAAGAAGAAGTTTATGAATAAAATGCTTAAAAATGGGAGATTTGATTTTAAGATCACCCATAAAACCAGGGATGGAAATGTTATAATTATAAATTCCAGAATAATTCCAATCAAATGTATGGAAACCATTAGAGGTTACTTGGTTATTAACAATCCCCTAGGTCTTGATGATTTTAGGGCGGATATTAAGAAAAATTACAACATTGTAAAAACTATTTTTGAAAACACCACAGATTCAATTTACCTCAAGGATCTCAATGGCCATTACATCATGATCAACAAGGCAGGATCAGCTGTATTTGGCAAAAAACCAGAAGAAGTAATAGGATTAGGTGACAGACAACTTTTTCCTGATACGGAGGCAGAGGCAATTATTAAATGTGACAAGGAGCTCATGGAAGGTGGGGAAACCCGAACCTTTGAAGAAACTGTTCATTCCATTGGAACTCCAAAAACTTATCTTTCAACTAAGGGGCCCTACAGAGATTCAAAGGGTAATATAAAGGGTTTATTTGGAATATCAAGAGATATAACTCCTATTAAAGAAGCAGAAGAAAACATGGCATACAAAGCATTGATGCTCAGCCAGGTGAACGATGCAGTGGTCATGGTTGACAATGAAAAGTGTATAACTTACTGGAATAAAGGTGCAGAACTTATATACGGCCTAAAATCTGGGGAAGTAATGGGAAAACCTCGTGAAGATATATATAAATGGTCCACCAGTGAATCTGAACGATCTGCCTACCAAAAATTGGAAAAAAATGGTTACTGGCATGGTGAGAATGCTCATGTCCGATGGGATGGTAAGAAGATTCATGCTGAAACAACCCTAAGCACCATAAAAAATGAGAACAATGAAAAAATAGGTATTCTTGCAGTGATAAGGGATGTTACAGAAAGGAAGTACCTAGAGAAGAAATTAACTGAAAGTGAGGAAAGGTACAGAATAATGGTTGAAAAAGCCAAATCTGGAGTTTTACTCATTGGATCAAGGGGCCATATAAAATATATCAATAAAAAAATGGCTGAAATGTTAGGTTTCAAGGCTCAAGAAGTGTTCAATCGGAATATATTTGAATTAATTGATGATAAAACCCTCAGAACCTTTAGAAATCATTTTAAACTGGATAAGGGAAATCCATTTGAGGTGAAATTCACAAGGAAGGATGGTTCGTATCTATGGGCTCTGGTTTCTACTAAAACCCTTTTTAAGGATAACAATGAATATATGGGTTCCATTTTAATCTTGAATGATATAACGGCCCGTAGAGATGTGGAAAAATCACTGATGAATGCAATGCTTGAAAAGGATAGAAATTTCAAGTTAATAGTTGGTAACATGGCTGAAGCATTGAAGCTTTTAATGAAACAGGAGTACTCTGAGGACTACGATAGGGAGTACACATGA
- the ftsY gene encoding signal recognition particle-docking protein FtsY, producing the protein MFESLKKKLSGTVGKISDKFAEEEIPEDGIEEKVEAKSEASRTTESSVTGSEVPSEESSLLNEEKTSTEEKSAESEEKTPKKSGLMGFLRGKSSSEEKDETVSESTESQVSSETDTSKFDSTSSETHDKVTEETEDKSGILSFVSHKTISEKDIDDILFELEMALLEGDVALEVAETIVNSVKENLVGRKIRRRNDVADFTKEALKTAISEILDVESQDINELLGKSRETGEPLKLMFVGINGTGKTTTIAKIATHFIEKGYTPVIAAADTFRAGAIEQITHHADKIGVKIIKHQKGADPAAVAFDAVAHARAKGKEMVLVDTAGRMQTNTNLMDEMKKIKRVIKPDMIIFVGDALTGNDAVEQARKFDEAVGVNGIILTKADADAKGGAALSIGYVIHKPILFLGLGQSYGDIMEFKPEWMVEQIFGE; encoded by the coding sequence TTGTTTGAATCACTTAAAAAGAAGCTTTCAGGTACAGTAGGAAAGATCTCAGATAAATTTGCAGAAGAAGAGATTCCTGAAGATGGAATAGAAGAGAAGGTTGAAGCTAAAAGTGAAGCTTCAAGAACTACAGAGTCTTCTGTAACTGGTTCTGAGGTTCCTTCTGAAGAAAGTTCTTTATTAAATGAAGAAAAAACTTCTACAGAAGAAAAGTCTGCAGAATCTGAGGAAAAAACCCCCAAAAAATCAGGTTTAATGGGATTTTTAAGGGGTAAAAGTTCTTCTGAAGAAAAAGATGAAACAGTTAGTGAATCTACTGAATCTCAAGTTTCATCTGAAACTGATACTTCAAAGTTTGATTCAACATCCTCTGAAACTCATGATAAAGTAACTGAAGAAACGGAAGATAAGTCAGGCATACTCTCATTCGTAAGCCACAAAACCATTTCAGAAAAGGATATAGATGATATACTATTCGAACTTGAAATGGCCCTTCTTGAAGGGGATGTGGCTCTTGAAGTTGCAGAAACAATTGTGAACTCCGTTAAAGAAAATCTGGTGGGTCGCAAGATCCGGAGAAGAAATGATGTGGCAGATTTCACAAAAGAAGCTCTTAAAACTGCTATTTCTGAGATTTTAGATGTTGAAAGTCAGGATATAAACGAACTTCTTGGTAAGAGTCGTGAAACTGGTGAACCACTTAAACTAATGTTTGTGGGAATCAATGGAACCGGTAAAACCACAACCATAGCCAAAATTGCAACACACTTCATTGAAAAGGGTTACACTCCAGTTATAGCAGCTGCCGACACTTTCAGAGCAGGTGCCATTGAGCAGATAACTCACCATGCCGATAAAATTGGTGTTAAAATCATAAAACACCAGAAGGGTGCAGATCCCGCTGCAGTTGCCTTTGATGCAGTTGCACATGCACGTGCAAAGGGAAAAGAAATGGTTCTTGTAGATACAGCAGGGCGTATGCAGACCAACACCAATCTCATGGATGAGATGAAGAAGATAAAACGGGTTATAAAACCTGATATGATCATATTCGTGGGTGATGCACTGACAGGAAATGATGCAGTGGAACAGGCACGAAAATTTGATGAAGCAGTTGGAGTTAATGGAATAATTCTCACCAAAGCAGATGCAGATGCTAAAGGTGGTGCAGCACTTTCCATAGGATATGTTATCCATAAACCAATACTATTTTTAGGTTTAGGCCAGAGTTATGGTGATATAATGGAGTTCAAACCTGAATGGATGGTTGAACAGATCTTCGGTGAGTAA
- the pfdA gene encoding prefoldin subunit alpha, which yields MEDKQRLQALVDELNMYQSQAELLQQQIEGLKATITDITIAKDTLKAINGKDDTETMVPIGAGSFVMTELKNTDEVVVSLGAGVAVKKKIADAEETLEDQKKELEGVMQKMNSDLQKITEYIMKKSPEAEALLQKVEGQVGV from the coding sequence ATGGAAGATAAACAAAGGCTTCAAGCGTTAGTAGATGAGCTCAACATGTATCAGAGTCAGGCAGAGCTCTTACAACAACAAATTGAAGGCTTAAAAGCTACAATAACAGATATCACAATAGCAAAAGATACATTAAAAGCTATAAATGGTAAAGATGACACTGAAACAATGGTACCGATAGGTGCAGGTTCCTTTGTCATGACTGAACTTAAAAATACTGATGAAGTTGTTGTAAGTCTTGGAGCTGGCGTTGCTGTTAAAAAGAAGATAGCTGACGCAGAAGAAACCCTTGAAGACCAGAAGAAGGAACTTGAAGGAGTCATGCAGAAGATGAATTCAGACCTTCAGAAGATCACAGAGTACATAATGAAGAAGAGTCCAGAGGCTGAAGCCCTGCTCCAGAAAGTTGAAGGCCAAGTAGGGGTGTGA
- a CDS encoding translation initiation factor IF-6 codes for MIRRINMGGSPNLGVALSVTDKVVIAPQNIQDGMVDLIMECLDVPVIKTPVSGSNLPGALTCGNSNGFIVSKYAFDSEIEAIKASGVEVERIPDRLTAVGNIVLANDFGALVNPLLSDKSVKLIADVLDVEVQRGTIANFKITGSVAAATNKGALVHPSTTQEEMEVIEKVLNVPADVGTVNSGTRLVGACTAANSNGVIVGLNTTGPELARIEEAFGFLEGYL; via the coding sequence ATGATAAGAAGAATCAACATGGGCGGAAGCCCAAACCTCGGAGTTGCATTATCCGTAACAGATAAAGTTGTAATAGCTCCCCAGAACATTCAAGATGGAATGGTGGACCTCATAATGGAGTGTTTAGATGTTCCAGTTATTAAAACTCCAGTGAGTGGGAGCAACCTTCCAGGGGCATTAACCTGCGGTAACTCAAATGGATTCATAGTTTCGAAGTATGCATTCGACAGTGAAATAGAAGCAATAAAAGCATCTGGAGTTGAAGTTGAAAGGATACCTGACAGACTCACAGCAGTTGGTAACATAGTCCTTGCAAACGATTTCGGAGCACTTGTAAATCCATTACTATCTGATAAATCAGTTAAGTTAATTGCAGATGTCCTTGATGTTGAAGTTCAAAGGGGAACTATAGCAAACTTTAAGATCACAGGATCTGTTGCAGCTGCAACAAACAAAGGAGCTTTAGTACATCCTTCCACAACTCAAGAAGAAATGGAAGTAATTGAAAAGGTATTAAACGTTCCTGCAGATGTTGGAACCGTAAACAGTGGAACACGACTTGTTGGAGCATGTACAGCTGCAAATTCCAATGGTGTTATTGTTGGTCTCAACACAACAGGTCCAGAACTTGCAAGAATAGAAGAAGCATTCGGTTTTCTTGAGGGATACTTATGA
- the rpl18a gene encoding 50S ribosomal protein L18Ae, whose translation MKTKIFRIQGKFMMGNNLKPFTRELKAISEDDIREKIYSEFGSKHRINRKKIFIDKIAEITEEEAIDPLIKDLSRE comes from the coding sequence ATGAAGACAAAAATATTTAGAATTCAGGGAAAATTCATGATGGGCAACAACTTAAAACCTTTCACAAGGGAGTTAAAAGCCATAAGTGAAGATGACATACGCGAAAAGATATACTCAGAATTTGGAAGCAAACACAGGATAAACAGGAAAAAAATATTCATAGATAAAATAGCTGAAATCACAGAAGAAGAAGCTATAGACCCTTTGATAAAAGATTTATCCCGTGAGTGA